In the genome of Gloeotrichia echinulata CP02, one region contains:
- a CDS encoding DUF2358 domain-containing protein, with product MGNTMQVEQVIATLKHDLPTLFEKDISYAIYSKDIYFQDPVNTFKYKFNYRIIFWTLRFHARLFFSEIYFDVHEVEQSAEDTILAKWTVRGVLRVPWKAKLFFNGYSTYQFNLDGLIYQHIDTWDRKPGEILQQFWQKG from the coding sequence GTGGGGAATACAATGCAGGTAGAACAGGTAATAGCAACTCTCAAACATGATTTACCGACACTTTTTGAGAAAGATATCTCCTATGCTATATATAGCAAGGATATCTATTTTCAAGACCCAGTAAATACATTTAAATATAAATTTAACTATCGGATTATTTTTTGGACGCTGCGATTTCATGCACGGCTATTTTTTAGCGAAATTTACTTTGATGTACATGAAGTTGAGCAGTCAGCCGAAGATACGATTTTAGCTAAATGGACAGTGCGGGGTGTATTGCGTGTTCCCTGGAAGGCGAAATTATTTTTTAATGGTTATTCCACGTATCAATTTAATTTAGATGGCTTGATATATCAGCATATTGACACTTGGGATAGGAAACCAGGGGAAATTTTACAGCAGTTTTGGCAAAAAGGATGA
- a CDS encoding pentapeptide repeat-containing protein: MKLHFLAALALATPLVFISSVQAGNPRDLQRLLTTRECVSCDLSGVNLSGAHLIGADLRGANLQGADLTKANLEGADLTGANLHGANLTSAYVTNVNLKLANLNEANLTRATIHDSNVYKASMNNLNITGAEIFNTGIGIGGEDAQLPDWK; this comes from the coding sequence ATGAAACTCCACTTTTTAGCGGCTCTAGCCTTAGCTACTCCCCTAGTTTTTATTAGCTCAGTACAAGCTGGGAATCCACGAGATTTACAAAGGCTGTTGACCACTCGTGAATGTGTAAGTTGCGATTTATCGGGAGTTAACCTCAGTGGCGCTCATTTAATTGGTGCTGACCTCAGAGGCGCAAATCTTCAAGGAGCAGACCTGACAAAAGCTAACCTAGAAGGTGCTGACCTAACTGGCGCAAACTTGCATGGTGCAAACTTAACTTCAGCTTATGTAACCAATGTGAATTTGAAGCTAGCCAATCTCAACGAGGCTAATTTAACTCGCGCTACAATTCATGATTCTAATGTCTACAAAGCATCAATGAACAATCTCAATATCACTGGTGCGGAAATATTTAACACCGGAATCGGTATTGGTGGTGAGGATGCACAACTTCCCGATTGGAAATAG
- a CDS encoding CAAD domain-containing protein, protein MGAKMPESDFTETKTPEATMPDINNQTGTITKLQPPAQSQEQWLKYGEQISAFLGTLPEYLGSFFNQYKQPLISVGLIVGAIVAVKVLLAILDALNDIPLVAPTFELIGIGYSSWFVYRYLLKASTRQELTHEITTLKSQVVGKEA, encoded by the coding sequence ATGGGAGCGAAAATGCCAGAATCAGATTTTACAGAAACCAAGACTCCAGAGGCAACCATGCCAGATATCAACAACCAAACAGGAACTATAACCAAGCTCCAGCCTCCGGCGCAGTCTCAAGAGCAATGGTTAAAATACGGTGAGCAAATTTCTGCTTTTTTAGGGACACTACCCGAATACCTGGGAAGCTTCTTTAATCAATACAAGCAGCCCTTAATTTCCGTTGGTTTAATAGTCGGAGCAATTGTCGCCGTTAAGGTACTCTTGGCGATATTGGATGCTTTGAATGATATTCCCTTAGTAGCACCTACCTTTGAGCTGATTGGTATTGGTTACTCTAGCTGGTTTGTCTATCGCTATTTACTCAAAGCCTCAACCAGACAAGAGTTAACTCATGAAATTACAACACTCAAATCACAAGTTGTTGGTAAAGAAGCTTAG
- a CDS encoding S-layer homology domain-containing protein has protein sequence MTNIPPTDPKSSGTTALGFDEFIAVLVAFTTIGAILFWSFSRRDEGWNLNLLSPPPSTPMESLQPNPAAGSVRNGEANADPNRKDSPTPITTPVTEPSTAPFVTNLVTPAPVLPSTNVTPDDLQSKAPVAPAVKANKVQFSLVIPAKKKSTIPPPIAFNDVPNDFWGGRFINVLSSRGIIKGFPDYSFRPNQAVNRAEFAAILEQAFDKDLGKTAIEFKDVAAKFWATPVINKAIGSGFLSGYPDETFKPEQKITRVQVLVSLVTGLNLKAPGAADKVLNIYQDAKDIPKYATEKVAAATANGLVVNYPDPKVFAPNKEATRAEVAAMIHQALVRTGRLEAFPSQNIVRSPL, from the coding sequence ATGACAAATATACCTCCTACCGATCCTAAGTCATCTGGAACCACTGCCCTTGGCTTTGATGAATTTATCGCCGTTCTGGTTGCTTTCACTACTATCGGCGCAATTCTGTTTTGGTCATTTTCCCGTCGGGACGAAGGCTGGAACTTAAACCTGCTGTCACCTCCTCCCTCGACTCCGATGGAGAGCCTACAGCCAAATCCAGCAGCGGGTTCTGTTCGGAATGGGGAAGCAAATGCAGATCCTAACCGCAAGGATTCACCAACGCCAATAACTACGCCTGTTACCGAACCTAGCACGGCTCCATTTGTAACTAACTTGGTGACTCCTGCCCCAGTATTACCATCTACCAACGTCACCCCCGATGATTTGCAAAGTAAAGCACCTGTAGCACCTGCTGTCAAGGCCAATAAAGTACAATTTTCTTTAGTAATTCCCGCAAAGAAGAAGTCAACCATTCCCCCACCAATTGCGTTTAACGATGTACCCAATGATTTCTGGGGAGGGCGTTTTATTAATGTTCTTTCTTCTCGTGGTATTATAAAAGGTTTTCCAGATTATTCCTTTAGACCCAATCAGGCTGTTAACCGTGCGGAATTTGCTGCTATACTAGAACAAGCCTTTGACAAAGACCTTGGCAAAACGGCAATAGAATTTAAGGATGTTGCAGCAAAATTCTGGGCAACTCCAGTAATTAACAAAGCCATCGGTAGCGGATTTTTATCAGGCTACCCTGATGAAACGTTCAAACCAGAACAAAAGATTACGCGGGTACAGGTTTTAGTTTCCCTGGTGACAGGGTTGAATTTGAAAGCACCTGGTGCTGCTGACAAAGTTTTAAATATCTATCAAGATGCCAAAGATATCCCTAAATATGCTACTGAGAAGGTAGCAGCGGCTACAGCCAATGGTCTTGTAGTTAACTATCCCGATCCAAAAGTTTTTGCTCCCAACAAAGAAGCTACCCGTGCTGAGGTAGCGGCTATGATTCATCAAGCTTTGGTACGCACCGGCAGATTGGAAGCCTTTCCATCTCAAAACATTGTGCGATCGCCTCTATAA
- a CDS encoding PEP-CTERM sorting domain-containing protein, whose protein sequence is MKKPALLIALSTLASASIFAPSSAHAFELSTTQKLQLVATQAQAQDLFFLSGFLDGETKNQGIQSGFLNSSSFSLNPQGTIKDTDYTANYLGTFDSNSDLVNWTMTGNYGQRAWSSSGTAKFQNNNEEIIWNSNGSINPDWEVKGGLKISLGGNQPLKYDFSLGGGITDKVGNRGGKYDLLGSISKDSENGFSTGIKGKYEETNKGTSKQIQVESKTNKNGTTITVQAKASSVPEPLTILGSITALGFGIGFKCKQAKAALTKKIS, encoded by the coding sequence ATGAAAAAACCTGCTCTTCTCATAGCCCTGTCAACACTCGCATCTGCGAGCATTTTTGCTCCTTCTTCTGCCCACGCCTTTGAACTTAGTACAACACAAAAGTTACAACTAGTTGCAACACAAGCACAAGCTCAGGATTTATTTTTTCTCTCTGGATTTTTAGATGGTGAGACTAAAAATCAGGGAATACAGAGTGGATTTTTGAATTCGTCAAGCTTTTCTTTAAACCCACAAGGAACAATTAAGGACACAGATTATACTGCTAACTATCTTGGAACTTTTGACTCCAACAGTGACCTAGTTAATTGGACTATGACAGGAAACTATGGACAAAGGGCATGGAGTAGTTCTGGTACTGCTAAATTTCAAAATAATAATGAAGAAATAATTTGGAATAGCAATGGTTCTATTAACCCCGACTGGGAAGTGAAAGGCGGGTTGAAAATATCTTTAGGTGGAAACCAACCGCTTAAGTATGATTTCAGTTTAGGCGGGGGAATAACTGATAAGGTTGGCAACAGAGGAGGAAAGTATGATTTATTGGGAAGCATTAGTAAAGATTCTGAAAACGGCTTTTCCACTGGTATAAAAGGAAAATATGAGGAGACAAATAAAGGCACTTCCAAACAGATTCAAGTTGAAAGCAAAACTAATAAAAATGGAACTACTATTACCGTACAAGCTAAAGCTAGTAGCGTACCGGAACCTCTTACCATCTTAGGTTCAATAACAGCACTCGGATTCGGTATTGGCTTTAAATGTAAACAAGCCAAAGCAGCCCTAACAAAAAAGATATCTTAA